From Acinetobacter sp. ASP199, the proteins below share one genomic window:
- the lpxC gene encoding UDP-3-O-acyl-N-acetylglucosamine deacetylase yields MLKQRTLKRVVKASGIGLHSGQKVMINFVPHHADGGIVFRRIDLNPPVDIPANAMLIQEAFMCSNLVQENAKVGTIEHVMSAIAGLGIDNLIIEVSASEVPIMDGSAGPFIYLLMQGGLQELQAPKKFIKIIKPVEALIDDKRAAFSPHEGFQLNFTIDFDHPAFKKEYQSATIDFSTETFVYEVSEARTFGFMKDLDYLKANNLALGASLENAIGVDETGVVNEEGLRFSDEFVRHKILDAVGDLYLMGHQIIAKFDGYKSGHALNNQLLRNVSSDPDSYEIVTFDDIETCPIPYVNVT; encoded by the coding sequence ATGTTGAAACAGCGTACCCTGAAACGTGTCGTGAAAGCGAGCGGTATCGGTCTTCATAGTGGGCAGAAAGTCATGATTAACTTCGTGCCACACCATGCCGATGGGGGAATTGTATTTCGACGCATCGATCTGAATCCACCGGTTGATATACCCGCCAATGCCATGCTGATCCAGGAAGCTTTCATGTGCTCGAATCTGGTTCAGGAAAATGCCAAAGTGGGTACCATTGAGCATGTCATGAGTGCTATTGCCGGTCTGGGCATCGATAACCTGATTATTGAAGTATCAGCTTCTGAAGTGCCCATCATGGACGGCAGTGCCGGTCCATTTATCTATCTACTGATGCAGGGTGGACTTCAGGAGCTACAGGCACCAAAGAAATTTATTAAAATCATCAAACCTGTAGAAGCGCTTATTGATGATAAGCGTGCGGCTTTTAGCCCGCATGAAGGCTTTCAGCTCAACTTTACCATCGACTTTGATCATCCTGCTTTCAAGAAAGAATACCAGTCTGCCACCATCGACTTCTCCACTGAAACCTTTGTATATGAAGTCAGTGAAGCGCGTACCTTTGGTTTTATGAAAGATCTGGACTATCTCAAAGCCAATAATCTGGCACTTGGTGCAAGTCTGGAAAACGCGATTGGCGTGGATGAAACTGGAGTAGTCAATGAAGAAGGGCTACGTTTTTCGGATGAATTTGTGCGTCACAAGATTTTGGATGCTGTGGGTGACTTGTATCTGATGGGGCATCAGATTATTGCAAAATTTGACGGTTACAAGTCAGGACATGCCTTAAATAACCAGCTTTTGCGTAATGTCAGCAGTGATCCGGATAGCTATGAAATTGTAACATTTGATGACATTGAAACCTGCCCAATTCCTTATGTGAATGTGACATAA
- the ftsZ gene encoding cell division protein FtsZ — protein MASFEFFEDDQDDSIGQARFTVFGVGGAGGNAVQHMLQSDIQGVKFVCANTDKQALDRMEAEFKIQLGEQSTRGLGAGANPQVGQAAAEESRELIRQHLEGTDMVFVTAGMGGGTGTGAAPVVAEIAKEMGILTVGVVTTPFNFEGKRRLQSAEKGIQALEQHVDSLIIIPNQRLLKVFRDISMKDAYKKADDVLLNAVRSIFDLVVRPGHINLDFADLKTAMSTRGYAMMGVGLGRGENRARQAAEQAIRSPLLDNVTIMNAKGILINVTGGDDVTFGEIEEITDVVNQIVDLDEGQVFYGTVFDPDARDEISVTVIATGLTRNSADAAEPAKRTNVQQSRPATAPAAVDEDDVPAIQRQQTGAGAAATPAASVSSPRPTPMSIQDYLKNQQRK, from the coding sequence ATGGCCTCATTTGAATTTTTTGAAGACGATCAAGACGATAGCATTGGTCAAGCCCGTTTCACTGTATTTGGTGTAGGGGGTGCGGGTGGTAATGCTGTACAGCATATGCTGCAATCAGACATCCAGGGTGTGAAATTTGTCTGTGCCAATACTGACAAACAGGCACTGGATCGTATGGAAGCTGAATTTAAAATTCAGCTGGGCGAGCAAAGTACCCGTGGTCTAGGTGCAGGTGCAAATCCACAAGTCGGTCAAGCGGCAGCAGAAGAAAGCCGTGAACTGATTCGTCAGCATCTTGAAGGCACCGATATGGTGTTTGTGACTGCCGGTATGGGCGGCGGTACAGGTACTGGTGCAGCCCCAGTAGTTGCTGAAATTGCTAAAGAAATGGGTATTCTAACTGTTGGCGTGGTGACTACACCATTTAACTTTGAAGGTAAGCGCCGTCTGCAGTCTGCTGAGAAAGGTATTCAAGCCTTGGAACAGCACGTCGACTCCCTGATCATCATTCCAAACCAGCGTCTGTTGAAGGTGTTCCGTGACATCTCGATGAAAGATGCTTACAAGAAAGCCGATGATGTTCTGTTAAACGCAGTACGCAGTATCTTTGATCTTGTGGTACGTCCAGGTCATATCAACCTTGACTTCGCCGACTTGAAAACAGCGATGAGTACCCGCGGTTATGCAATGATGGGTGTCGGTCTTGGTCGTGGTGAAAACCGTGCACGTCAAGCAGCTGAACAGGCAATTCGTAGCCCATTACTGGATAACGTCACTATCATGAATGCCAAAGGTATCCTGATTAACGTAACTGGTGGCGACGACGTGACCTTCGGTGAAATCGAAGAGATTACCGATGTAGTGAACCAAATCGTAGATCTGGATGAAGGACAGGTATTCTACGGTACCGTATTCGATCCGGATGCACGTGATGAAATCAGCGTAACTGTGATTGCAACAGGTCTAACCCGTAACTCGGCAGATGCTGCTGAGCCTGCGAAACGTACCAATGTACAGCAGTCACGTCCTGCAACAGCACCCGCGGCAGTCGATGAAGATGATGTGCCAGCGATTCAGCGTCAACAAACTGGTGCAGGTGCGGCAGCGACGCCAGCAGCCTCTGTTTCAAGCCCACGTCCAACGCCAATGAGTATTCAGGATTACCTTAAAAATCAACAACGTAAGTAA
- a CDS encoding M23 family metallopeptidase, whose product MHLRRILLAFSLASSAASVAFADLVDLNQESGSVDRLEQLTRTLAQGAYTQSEDIYIPAETKLSVQLREKPVELNNAMIEKKYGASKSTSKSSSSFSSSPYSWVVAHPLPNLKRVSSNYGGRTMNGRAENHSGLDMSAPSGTPIYATGPGIVTKSGWGTGYGQYVEINHGNGYLTRYAHASRLIARVGDRVEAGEHIANVGCTGRCTGPHLHYEVVKDGQRKNPSTYLAMLP is encoded by the coding sequence ATGCATTTGCGACGTATTTTGTTGGCATTTTCCCTAGCGAGTTCAGCTGCTTCTGTAGCATTCGCAGATTTAGTGGATCTAAATCAGGAAAGTGGCTCCGTCGATCGTCTTGAGCAGCTTACACGGACTTTGGCACAGGGCGCTTATACCCAATCAGAAGATATTTATATCCCTGCTGAAACCAAATTAAGCGTTCAGCTCCGTGAGAAGCCAGTTGAGCTCAATAATGCAATGATTGAGAAAAAATACGGCGCTTCTAAGTCTACATCTAAATCTTCTTCAAGTTTTTCATCTTCTCCATATTCCTGGGTAGTTGCACATCCTCTACCAAACCTGAAACGTGTCAGCTCTAACTATGGTGGTCGTACCATGAATGGTCGGGCTGAAAACCATTCCGGTTTAGATATGTCTGCCCCAAGTGGCACGCCGATCTATGCGACTGGACCTGGTATTGTGACCAAGTCGGGCTGGGGTACAGGTTATGGTCAATACGTGGAAATTAACCACGGTAATGGTTACCTGACTCGTTATGCACACGCTTCACGTCTGATTGCACGTGTGGGTGATCGCGTAGAAGCGGGTGAGCACATTGCCAACGTAGGATGTACAGGTCGCTGTACAGGTCCGCATTTACACTATGAAGTAGTAAAAGATGGTCAGCGTAAAAATCCTTCAACTTATCTTGCCATGCTGCCATAA
- a CDS encoding D-alanine--D-alanine ligase — MSNASKFGKVAVLLGGKSAEREVSLDSGTAVLEALLRSGVNAEGFDPQERSITELTAYDRAFIVLHGRGGEDGQIQGALEWLNIPYTGTGVQGSAIGMDKVKTKQVWQGSELPTAPYRIVSKDSNAEEIVAALGLPLIIKPVHEGSSIGMSKVEKIEDFATAIAKATEHDAIVMAEKWITGREFTIVLLNGQALPVIRLQPPEDVAFYDYEAKYNRNDVQYGIPCGLSETEEKDLQALALRAFQAVGASGWGRIDAMQDQDGKFWLLEVNTVPGMTSHSLVPKAAAAVGYSFEALCVAILEQTLNGAAH, encoded by the coding sequence GTGTCAAATGCTTCAAAATTCGGAAAAGTTGCCGTATTGCTTGGTGGTAAATCTGCAGAGCGTGAGGTTTCGCTAGACAGTGGTACGGCAGTGCTTGAGGCATTGCTGCGTTCTGGGGTGAATGCCGAAGGTTTCGATCCTCAAGAACGTAGCATCACGGAACTGACGGCTTATGACCGTGCTTTTATCGTGCTACATGGTCGTGGCGGTGAAGATGGCCAGATTCAAGGTGCACTGGAATGGCTGAATATTCCTTATACCGGTACAGGTGTACAAGGTTCAGCGATTGGGATGGACAAGGTCAAAACCAAGCAGGTTTGGCAAGGTTCAGAACTACCAACAGCACCATACCGTATTGTGAGCAAAGATTCGAATGCTGAAGAAATCGTTGCAGCCTTGGGTTTGCCATTGATTATCAAGCCAGTGCATGAAGGCTCAAGCATTGGTATGAGCAAGGTTGAGAAAATCGAAGACTTTGCCACTGCAATTGCGAAAGCAACTGAACATGATGCGATCGTGATGGCAGAAAAGTGGATCACCGGGCGTGAGTTCACGATTGTGCTGTTAAACGGTCAGGCACTTCCTGTGATTCGTTTGCAACCACCAGAAGATGTCGCTTTTTATGACTATGAAGCGAAATATAACCGTAATGACGTGCAGTACGGCATTCCATGTGGTCTAAGCGAAACTGAAGAAAAAGACCTGCAAGCCTTGGCTTTACGGGCTTTCCAGGCGGTAGGTGCAAGTGGCTGGGGACGTATTGATGCCATGCAGGATCAGGACGGTAAGTTCTGGTTACTTGAAGTGAATACAGTACCGGGTATGACCAGTCACTCCTTGGTGCCAAAAGCGGCAGCAGCAGTGGGGTATAGTTTTGAAGCATTATGTGTGGCGATTCTGGAACAAACCCTGAACGGTGCGGCTCACTAA
- the aceE gene encoding pyruvate dehydrogenase (acetyl-transferring), homodimeric type, with product MAFYGDTDAQETQEWQDAFDSVLQHMGTERAAFLLEKLYQRAIAKHVPIQRLNTPYLNTISVEEQPPMPGDADMERRIRALIRWNALAMVLRANKTGDDLGGHLASFASSATLYDVGFNHFFRANSDSFGGDMIYYQGHCAPGIYARSFLEGRLTEEHLNNFRREVDGIGLPSYPHPYLMPDYWQFPTVSMGLGPIMSIYQAHIQKYLMNRGLIKEEDRKVWAYLGDGEMDEPESTGAISLAGREKLDNLIWVVNCNLQRLDGPVRGNGKVIQELESLFRGAGWRVIKVIWGRHWDPLLAKDESGALKAVMEETVDGEYQRLQVKGGAYARAKFFGKYPEAEELVKGLSDEDIDNLNRGGHDPYKVYAAYAEAMKSTGQPTVILAKTVKGYGLSDEIEAVNKTHQIKKMQLESLKYVRNRFNLPFTDEQLEEVPFYRPSENSPELKYMKARREALGGYLPARRKESEQLAIPELSVFDAVLAGSNGKQQSTTMVMVRLISSLLKEKAIKDRVVPIVPDEARTFGLEGMFRQLGIYAAHGQKYTPEDQEQLMHYREAKDGHMLQEGINEAGAMSAWAALATSYSTNNLPMIPMYMYYSMFGFQRIGDIAWAAGDAQAQGFLLGATAGRTTLNGEGLQHQDGHSHILANTIPNCVSYDPCFGYELAVIVHDGLKRMYVNQERVFYYLTVMNENYEHPAMPQGVEEGIKRGMYLLEEDEKATVQLLGSGVILREVIKAAKILREEYQIHSNVYSVTSFNELARDGMACEEYNRLHPLAEEVKESWVAQQLRGTNGIVVSATDHMRAYSEQIRAYLPDNRPFVALGTDGYGRSDTRAKLRSYFGVDAAHIVVATLKKLADEGEVDARLVKDAISSFELDTDRPVAWAPQATPELHAVADYKEEN from the coding sequence ATGGCGTTTTATGGCGATACAGACGCGCAAGAAACTCAGGAATGGCAAGACGCTTTTGACTCTGTTTTGCAACACATGGGCACTGAGCGTGCAGCTTTCTTATTAGAGAAACTTTATCAGCGCGCGATTGCTAAGCATGTTCCCATTCAGCGTTTAAATACTCCTTACTTAAACACGATTTCTGTTGAAGAACAACCGCCTATGCCAGGTGATGCAGATATGGAGCGCCGTATTCGTGCGCTGATCCGTTGGAATGCACTAGCGATGGTTCTTCGCGCAAACAAAACAGGTGATGATTTAGGTGGTCACTTGGCCAGTTTTGCCTCATCAGCAACATTATATGATGTAGGCTTTAACCACTTCTTCCGTGCCAACAGTGACAGCTTCGGCGGTGACATGATCTATTATCAAGGTCACTGTGCCCCAGGGATCTATGCACGTTCGTTTCTGGAAGGTCGTTTAACTGAAGAACATTTGAATAACTTCCGCCGTGAAGTGGACGGTATTGGTCTACCTTCATACCCGCATCCATACTTGATGCCGGACTATTGGCAGTTCCCGACGGTATCGATGGGTCTGGGTCCAATCATGTCGATCTATCAGGCGCACATTCAAAAGTATTTGATGAACCGTGGCTTGATTAAGGAAGAAGACCGTAAAGTTTGGGCTTACCTCGGCGATGGCGAGATGGATGAGCCGGAAAGTACTGGTGCAATCTCACTTGCAGGTCGTGAAAAGCTTGATAACTTGATCTGGGTGGTCAACTGTAACTTGCAACGTCTTGATGGTCCGGTACGTGGTAACGGTAAAGTGATTCAAGAGCTTGAGTCCTTATTCCGCGGTGCTGGCTGGCGCGTAATTAAAGTGATATGGGGCCGTCACTGGGATCCACTACTGGCAAAAGATGAATCTGGCGCATTAAAAGCCGTAATGGAAGAAACGGTTGATGGTGAATATCAACGTTTACAAGTAAAAGGTGGTGCATACGCACGCGCTAAATTCTTTGGCAAATACCCAGAAGCTGAAGAGCTGGTGAAAGGTTTAAGTGATGAAGACATCGACAATCTGAACCGCGGTGGTCATGACCCTTATAAAGTTTATGCTGCCTATGCGGAAGCGATGAAGTCGACAGGTCAACCAACCGTGATTCTTGCGAAAACGGTAAAAGGTTATGGCCTATCTGACGAAATTGAAGCGGTGAATAAAACTCACCAAATCAAGAAAATGCAGCTTGAATCGTTGAAATATGTACGTAACCGTTTCAACTTGCCATTTACCGATGAACAGTTAGAAGAAGTTCCATTCTACCGTCCAAGCGAAAATTCTCCTGAACTTAAATATATGAAGGCGCGTCGTGAGGCTTTAGGGGGTTATCTGCCTGCACGTCGTAAAGAGAGCGAGCAGTTGGCGATTCCTGAACTGTCTGTGTTTGATGCAGTGCTGGCAGGTTCTAATGGCAAGCAACAATCAACGACGATGGTGATGGTTCGTTTAATTTCTTCATTATTGAAAGAAAAAGCCATTAAAGATCGCGTTGTGCCAATCGTTCCAGATGAAGCGCGTACCTTTGGTTTGGAAGGCATGTTCCGTCAGTTGGGTATTTATGCTGCACATGGTCAAAAATACACGCCTGAAGATCAGGAACAATTGATGCATTATCGTGAAGCAAAAGACGGTCACATGCTTCAAGAAGGGATTAACGAAGCGGGTGCGATGAGTGCTTGGGCTGCATTGGCAACAAGTTATTCAACCAATAACCTGCCAATGATTCCAATGTACATGTATTACTCGATGTTTGGTTTCCAGCGTATTGGTGACATTGCATGGGCAGCAGGTGATGCACAAGCACAAGGCTTCTTGCTCGGTGCAACTGCGGGTCGTACAACGCTGAACGGTGAAGGCTTACAACACCAGGATGGTCACTCGCACATCCTTGCGAACACGATTCCAAACTGTGTGTCTTATGACCCATGCTTCGGTTATGAGCTTGCTGTGATTGTTCACGATGGCTTGAAGCGCATGTATGTAAACCAAGAGCGCGTGTTCTACTACTTAACTGTGATGAACGAAAACTACGAGCATCCTGCAATGCCACAAGGTGTTGAGGAAGGCATCAAACGTGGTATGTACCTGCTTGAAGAAGACGAGAAAGCCACTGTTCAGTTACTTGGTTCAGGTGTGATTCTGCGTGAAGTGATCAAAGCCGCGAAGATTCTTCGTGAAGAGTATCAAATTCACTCGAACGTCTACAGCGTAACCAGCTTCAACGAGCTTGCACGTGACGGTATGGCGTGTGAAGAGTACAACCGCCTACATCCATTAGCTGAAGAAGTGAAAGAGTCTTGGGTTGCTCAGCAATTACGTGGCACAAACGGGATCGTAGTTTCTGCAACAGACCATATGCGTGCGTACAGCGAACAAATCCGTGCTTACCTTCCAGACAACCGCCCATTCGTAGCATTAGGTACTGATGGTTATGGCCGTTCAGATACACGTGCCAAGCTTCGTAGCTACTTTGGTGTAGATGCAGCGCATATTGTAGTTGCAACATTGAAAAAGCTTGCTGACGAAGGTGAAGTGGATGCACGTTTGGTGAAAGACGCGATTTCTAGCTTCGAGTTAGATACCGACCGTCCAGTTGCATGGGCGCCACAAGCAACGCCTGAACTTCACGCTGTTGCTGACTACAAAGAGGAGAACTAA
- the ftsA gene encoding cell division protein FtsA: protein MNEAVPSVVAIDIGTHKVSVLIGKVHAPDNIQVIGMATARNRGMNKGKIVSLDKVITAIKNAVQEAEDMAECRVHSAWISIPSAELKSFYASGRTSVDNAEHTITTSEVVRALELAKASHQTSDHYLVSAVPLGFELDDAPEWVLNPIRMSAHSMTGHYHLMMLPISTMQNIDRALKGANIGVERMVVSCLATAEASLLKDEKEYGVCLVDIGAGTTNLAVYLDGRLALTHTIQRGGEHVTRDIAAVLQTTTEEAERIKLLYGCVDLKVVKPDHMIQFQGIDGPQTISRIELTEIIIARYSEILGLVRDELENSGAMQGLYHGVVLTGDASHIEGMVSYVRRTLGISAHLGNPPASVHADEAHQAALRRSQYATAAGLLMFSQSDTQETIVESEENERLSVTQRVKRAWSGFNETLKSIF from the coding sequence ATGAATGAAGCTGTTCCCTCAGTTGTTGCGATTGACATTGGGACGCACAAAGTTTCAGTTTTGATTGGTAAGGTACATGCGCCAGACAATATCCAGGTCATTGGGATGGCGACTGCTCGTAACCGAGGCATGAATAAAGGGAAAATTGTAAGTCTCGATAAAGTCATTACCGCAATAAAAAATGCCGTTCAAGAAGCGGAAGACATGGCGGAATGCCGTGTACATTCAGCCTGGATTTCAATTCCAAGTGCGGAGCTGAAAAGCTTTTATGCTTCAGGCCGTACTTCAGTTGACAATGCAGAACATACTATTACCACCAGTGAGGTGGTACGGGCGCTGGAACTGGCCAAAGCCAGTCATCAGACTTCAGATCATTACCTGGTCAGCGCAGTTCCACTAGGTTTTGAGCTGGATGATGCGCCGGAATGGGTATTGAACCCGATCCGTATGTCGGCACATAGTATGACAGGGCATTATCATTTAATGATGTTGCCAATCAGTACCATGCAGAATATTGACCGTGCCTTGAAAGGTGCCAATATTGGTGTGGAGCGCATGGTGGTGTCATGTCTGGCAACTGCTGAAGCCAGCCTGCTGAAAGATGAAAAAGAATATGGCGTATGTCTGGTCGACATCGGTGCCGGCACCACGAATCTTGCAGTTTATCTGGATGGTCGTCTGGCACTTACCCATACCATTCAGCGTGGTGGAGAACATGTGACACGTGATATCGCAGCCGTGTTACAAACCACCACTGAAGAAGCAGAACGTATCAAGCTGTTATATGGCTGTGTCGATCTGAAAGTGGTAAAACCGGACCATATGATCCAGTTCCAGGGTATTGATGGTCCGCAGACTATTAGCCGGATTGAACTGACCGAGATCATTATTGCGCGTTACAGTGAAATTCTGGGTCTGGTGCGTGATGAACTGGAAAATAGTGGCGCGATGCAAGGCCTGTACCATGGTGTGGTCTTGACGGGTGATGCCAGCCATATTGAAGGCATGGTGAGTTATGTGCGCCGCACGTTGGGTATATCGGCACACTTGGGTAATCCTCCAGCATCAGTACATGCAGATGAAGCACATCAGGCAGCGCTGCGTCGTTCGCAGTATGCTACTGCAGCCGGTTTGCTGATGTTTAGCCAGAGTGATACGCAGGAAACCATCGTAGAATCGGAAGAAAATGAAAGACTGTCGGTGACACAGCGCGTAAAACGTGCCTGGTCGGGCTTTAATGAAACGTTAAAGTCAATTTTTTAG
- a CDS encoding cell division protein FtsQ/DivIB, with translation MAQLPASMRRKRAAITSIHDKPPTRKEKMANLGGWLLLCVAFVVLAAGVLGFYRVMTDAQVAELEVIGSRSAAEERQILQHVSPVVTENYFTSDLRSVRDKTLELSWVDRVVVSRAWPNAIRVRVMPHHAIARWGTGRLLSDSGEIFTEVLPQSYPELPLMHGPTSQAKTMMRRYNEINQLFAPHGIRLKELYLTERMTWFMQFDSGLRVIVDQDQTMSKLQRLSHLSYSDLKPVWSRISSIDLRYRNGLAIQWKNAVPPKIQNGHFIVTNNDTSIENGVTVKP, from the coding sequence ATGGCTCAACTTCCTGCATCCATGCGCCGCAAGCGTGCTGCGATTACATCAATTCACGACAAGCCGCCAACACGAAAAGAAAAAATGGCCAATCTTGGTGGTTGGTTGCTGCTATGTGTGGCTTTTGTGGTGCTCGCTGCTGGAGTGTTGGGATTCTATCGCGTCATGACCGATGCCCAGGTAGCAGAGCTGGAAGTGATTGGTTCACGTTCGGCAGCTGAAGAGCGTCAGATCCTGCAACACGTATCGCCGGTCGTTACCGAAAATTATTTTACTTCGGATTTAAGATCAGTCCGCGATAAAACTTTAGAATTATCTTGGGTAGATCGGGTAGTAGTATCGCGTGCCTGGCCGAATGCAATTCGGGTACGAGTGATGCCGCACCATGCGATTGCGCGTTGGGGCACTGGACGTCTGCTCAGTGATAGCGGGGAAATTTTCACAGAAGTCCTTCCGCAAAGCTATCCTGAATTGCCATTGATGCATGGCCCTACCAGTCAGGCAAAAACCATGATGCGTCGCTATAATGAAATTAATCAGCTGTTCGCACCGCATGGTATCCGTTTAAAAGAATTATATCTGACAGAGCGCATGACATGGTTTATGCAGTTTGATTCAGGATTACGCGTGATTGTGGATCAGGATCAAACCATGAGTAAGCTGCAACGTCTCAGCCATCTTTCCTATAGCGATTTGAAACCAGTTTGGTCTAGAATTTCTTCAATCGATCTGCGCTATAGAAATGGGCTTGCGATTCAGTGGAAGAATGCAGTTCCACCAAAGATACAAAATGGTCACTTTATTGTAACGAATAATGACACCAGCATTGAGAACGGCGTTACAGTAAAGCCATAA
- a CDS encoding DciA family protein, with the protein MSEPVNVFQQTRKHIKTGNFSFLSSQVAAWQKLTKIIQPMLPQPEQWQVVCYQNGVLTLTGENQAMISQLAYLQKQYVSQLSQISELKDLTKLQVCLRNPSKTPLLTEKSERALSPETQDMLRSAADFISDPKLSQALLRLASNKK; encoded by the coding sequence ATGTCTGAACCTGTCAACGTTTTTCAACAAACAAGAAAACACATAAAAACAGGAAACTTCTCGTTTCTCTCGTCACAAGTTGCTGCATGGCAGAAACTTACAAAAATCATTCAACCTATGCTGCCCCAACCGGAACAGTGGCAGGTTGTTTGCTACCAAAATGGTGTGTTAACGCTTACTGGTGAAAACCAGGCCATGATCTCTCAGTTGGCCTACTTACAGAAGCAATACGTTTCACAACTCTCTCAAATTAGCGAATTAAAGGACTTAACCAAACTGCAAGTGTGCTTACGAAATCCATCCAAAACACCTTTGCTTACAGAAAAATCCGAAAGAGCCCTAAGCCCAGAAACACAGGATATGCTCCGTAGTGCTGCTGACTTTATAAGCGACCCTAAGCTTAGCCAAGCTTTACTACGTTTGGCAAGCAATAAAAAATAA
- the murC gene encoding UDP-N-acetylmuramate--L-alanine ligase: MSPSTPADQAKKLIKVPEMRRIKHIHFVGIGGAGMCGIAEVLKNQGYQVSGSDIKASKTTAQLEENGIKVYIGHATENIQGANVIVVSTAIDAENPEIKTAIEKRIPVVRRAEMLGELMRYRHGIAVAGTHGKTTTTSLVTCMLAEENLDPTYVIGGLLNRTGVNAALGASRYIVAEADESDASFLHLQPMATIVTNIDADHMDTYGGSFDVLKDTFVQFLQKLPFYGLAVVCGDDANIREIMPRIGRPLITYGFNEDNDIRAVDVEQDGMQSHFTVLRKDREPLRVTINMPGAHNILNSLAAIGIATDEGVSDAAICRALESFSGVGRRFQVQGQFELEGGDVKLVDDYGHHPKEVEATIKAARASHPDRRLVMMFQPHRFSRTRDCFEDFVDVLSTVDQLLLLEVYPAGEKPIVGADSRALARSIRLRGEVEPILVDPVEGNLSNVMKNVLQANDLLLTQGAGNVGAISIELAQNHLYVK; the protein is encoded by the coding sequence ATGTCTCCATCAACTCCAGCTGACCAAGCGAAAAAATTAATCAAAGTGCCAGAAATGCGCCGTATCAAACACATTCATTTTGTGGGGATCGGCGGTGCTGGCATGTGTGGTATTGCTGAAGTATTGAAAAACCAGGGCTACCAAGTTTCTGGTTCAGATATTAAAGCGTCTAAAACCACTGCTCAGCTGGAAGAAAACGGAATTAAGGTTTACATCGGTCATGCCACTGAAAATATTCAGGGTGCCAATGTCATTGTGGTTTCAACCGCAATTGATGCTGAAAATCCGGAAATTAAGACTGCGATTGAAAAGCGTATTCCAGTAGTTCGCCGTGCTGAAATGCTGGGTGAATTGATGCGTTATCGTCATGGTATTGCTGTAGCAGGTACTCACGGTAAAACGACAACGACCAGTCTGGTGACTTGTATGTTGGCCGAAGAAAATCTTGATCCAACCTATGTGATCGGTGGTTTGCTCAACCGTACTGGTGTAAATGCCGCATTGGGTGCCAGCCGTTATATCGTGGCAGAAGCAGATGAATCAGATGCTTCTTTCCTGCACCTGCAGCCAATGGCGACGATTGTCACCAATATTGATGCTGATCATATGGATACTTATGGCGGCAGCTTTGATGTACTGAAAGATACTTTCGTTCAGTTCCTGCAAAAACTCCCGTTCTACGGTCTGGCTGTGGTGTGTGGGGATGATGCCAATATTCGCGAAATCATGCCGCGGATTGGTCGTCCACTCATTACCTATGGTTTCAATGAAGATAATGACATCCGTGCAGTCGATGTTGAACAAGACGGTATGCAGTCACACTTTACGGTATTGCGTAAAGATCGTGAGCCGTTGCGTGTCACCATCAACATGCCAGGTGCGCACAATATTCTGAATTCACTGGCAGCAATTGGTATTGCAACGGATGAAGGCGTTTCTGATGCTGCGATTTGCCGTGCCTTAGAAAGCTTTAGCGGTGTTGGTCGTCGCTTCCAGGTGCAAGGTCAATTTGAACTTGAAGGCGGTGATGTGAAGCTGGTGGATGACTATGGTCACCATCCTAAAGAAGTTGAAGCAACCATCAAGGCGGCACGTGCCAGCCATCCAGACCGTCGTCTGGTGATGATGTTCCAGCCGCACCGTTTCAGCCGTACCCGTGACTGCTTTGAAGACTTTGTTGATGTATTATCGACTGTAGATCAGTTGTTATTACTGGAAGTTTATCCAGCAGGGGAGAAGCCAATCGTGGGTGCGGATAGTCGTGCTCTGGCACGCAGTATTCGTCTGCGTGGCGAGGTAGAGCCGATTCTGGTTGATCCGGTTGAAGGAAACCTCAGCAATGTCATGAAAAATGTGCTACAAGCAAATGACCTGCTGCTGACTCAAGGTGCCGGTAATGTAGGTGCAATTTCAATTGAACTTGCTCAGAATCATCTGTATGTAAAATAG